The sequence below is a genomic window from Anaeromyxobacter diazotrophicus.
CCGTGCACCACCCGCACCTCGACCGGGGCGCCGGGGTAGGCGATCTCGACGCGGAGGCTGGCGGGGCGCTGCAGCAGCCGGACGAGGTGCCCCGCGCCGGGGTGCATGAGCGAGGTGACCGTCCCCTCCTGGCGCACGATCCGCGCCCGCTCCAGCGCCGCCCGCCCGCCGTAGGCGTCGAGCACCCGGGCCACGAGCTGCTCGACGCGCTCGCCGGCTGCGGCGGGGTGGGGCGCCGCGAGGCACGCGGCGAGCACGGCGAGGGCGACCGGCCGGAGCGGGGTTCGCATGGGCGACGGAGTGTGCCCCGGCGCCGCGCGCGGGGCAAACCCCGGCTCCGGCGCGCGCTCCTGCCCACCCTGAGCGGGGCTCCTCACCGTGCTGCACCGCCGGCGCCGGGCGCGGCGGACTCCGGCGGCGGCGGGTAGAGCACCTTCCGGCCGACCCGCTGCGCGAACGGCGTGAGGCGATGCGGGCGGGTGCGGCCCCGCCCGACGATGTGCTCCACCACCACGCCCCGCGCGAAGAGCGCGTCGGCGAGCAGCGAGCGGTGGCAGCGCCACGGGACCGCCTCCGCGCACAGGACCGCCACCGGCCCCTCCCGCGCCAGCGCCCGGAGCTCCATGAGGCCCTCCTCGAAGTCGCCCGTCTGCATGTAGTCGGCGTAGCCCCGGAAGCTGGCGTTCCGCCAGGCGCCGTTCGGCGAGTCCTTGCGCGCGTGCCGCAGCCCCCCGAGGCGCGCCAGGTGCGCGTAGCGGATGCCGGCCGCGGCGAGCGCCGGCTCGAGCGCCTCCCGCGCGAACTGGGGGTTGCGGCGCGAGCGGGGGATGGTGCGGATGTCCGCGAGCGTGACCACGCCGCACGAGCGGAGGAGCGCCAGGAGCTCCTCGAGGGACCGGGTGGAGTGTCCGACGGCGAGCACGCGCGCCTTCCCCCAGCCCGGCGAGGCGCGCGGCGGTCTCGGCTCCATGCGGGCTTCTTGGCGGACGGAGCGCCTCCGCGCCACCGGTCCCAGGGGCGGCGTGGCGACCCCTCGCCAGCGTGGCCAAGGTTCGGACGGTGAGGTCCCGCCTCGACACCGTGGTCCAGCGCAACTCCCGGATCACCGAGCGCTCGCTCGCGCTCCTGGCGACTGCGGCCGTGCTGGCGTTCCTGTGGCTCGCGCGCGAGTTCCTCATGCCCGCCGTGCTGGCCATCTTCCTCGCCTTCACCGTCCACCCGGTGGTGAGCTGGCTCGAGCGCCGCCACCTGCCGCGCTGGGCGGCCGCGGCGGCCGGGACCCTGCTCGCCACCGCGGTGGTGGCCGGGATCTTCGCGCTGCTCTACGGCAGCTTCTCGGCCTTCTGGGCGGAGCTGCCGCAGTACGAGGACAAGCTCCGCGAGGCGGTGCAGGGCATCGTGCGCCGCGTCGCCCACCTCCAGCGGCAGGGCGAGGCGATGGTGAAGCCCCCGCCCGGCGGCGTGAAGGTCCAGGAGTCGGTGCCGTGGGGCGTGCTCCTCCTCGGCACCGCGCAGGGCGCGCTGGCGCTCGCTGGCGAGGCCACCATCGCCGTGTTCACGCTCTACTTCGCCCTGGCCGAGGGCCCGCGGTTCCGCCAGAAGCTGCTGACGGCCCTCTCGCGCGACGCGCAGGCGCGGGAGCGGGCGGTGAGCGCCATCGCCGAGGTGCACCACGACCTCGAGCAGTACATGGTGAACCGGGTGGCCATCAACACCGCGCTCGGCCTCGTCACCTGGGGCATCTACGCGCTCTACGGGCTCGAGCACGCCGCCATCTGGGGGCTCACCACCGGGCTCCTCCACTTCATCCCGTACGTCGGCCCCGCTGCCGGGCTCGTCCTCCCCACCGGCATGGCGCTGCTGCAGTACGGCGACGTGCAGCACGTGCTGGTGGTGGCCGCCATCTACACCGGCATCGTCGCGCTGCAGGGGAACGTCGTCGACCCGCTCTTCCTCGGCAAGCAGCTCCGGCTGAGCTCGATCGTCATCTTCCTGGGCTCGCTGTTCTGGTTCTGGATCTGGGGACCGGTCGGGCTCTTCCTGGCGGTCCCGCTCCTCTCGGCGGCCCGCATCATCTGCGGCCACGTCCCGCGCCTGCGGGTGGTGGCGGAGTTCCTGGGCGAGTGACGCCCTAGCGCCGGTGCTCGCTCGCCGGCTCCGGCGCGAGCGGGGTGGCCGGGAGGCGCGCGAGGAGGTCCGCGCAGTCCTGGTAGATCGCCACGCAGCCCGCCTCCTCCAGCGTGCGCTGCTCGAAGCCTCCCGAGAGGAGCCCGACCGTGTGCACGCCGGCGCGGGCCGCCGCCTGCGCGTCGTACGGGCTGTCGCCGACCGCGACCGCCTGGTCCGGGTCCATCGCCAGCCGATCGAGGCAGGCCAGGAAGATGTCGGGGTGAGGCTTCGTCTGCTCGGCGTCCTCGGCGGTGGTGGCGGCGTCGATGAGGCTCGCGCCGCCCAGCATGCGCAGGTAGTACCCGAGCTCCATCCGCTTGCAGGAGGAGGCGAGCCCCACCAGCTCCCCGCCCTGCTTGAGGCGCGCCAGCAGCTCCCGCGCTCCGGGGAACGGCTTCGCCCAGGGGAGGTACTGGCGCTGGTACAGCCCGGTCCGGTACTCGGCCAGGTCGTCCCCGAACCGCTCCAGCTCCTCGTCGTTCAGGAAGACCGGCAGGAGCTGGTCACCGCCCTTGCCGATCTGGCTGCGGATCTCGTCGTACGGCACCTCCTTGCCGTAGCGGGCGAGCGCCTCCTGCCACGCCCGCGCGTGGAGGTCCACCGAGTCGACCAGCGTCCCATCGATGTCAAACAGCACGGCGCGCGGCATGGTCGAAGGTGAGATCGCCCCGCCCGCCCCGGCAATCCCGCACCTCCGCCGCAAGCGGGTCCTGGCGGGCGCCCGCCCGCACGGGCGAGTTGACAGCGCCTCCGCTTAGGTCCATGAGTGCCCCCGATGCTGGAGAGCCTGAAGCCCCGAGCGGGCAAGCGCTGGCCCCGCGGCCAGAAGTTCATGCTGTCCGAGCGCGGCGTGGTCGCCGAGAGCACCTACCGCGACGCCCTCCACGCCGCCCGCGCCCAGGGCCGCACCGCCCTGGACGCCGCGCAGCGCGCCTGGTCGGAGCCGCTCCAGCTCCAGCCGAGCGACGGGGTGGTGCTGGGCGAGCTGCGCGGCGGCAAGCGCAGCATCGCCGACATCGCGCGGACCCTCGAGGACTGCGGCACCAGCCCGGCCGAGGTGAAGGCCGCCATCGACCGGCTGACGGACGCCGGCCTGGTGGAGGCGGTCCCCGCCGCCATCGCCGCGGCCTAGCCTCGTCTGGTCGTCTGGTCGTCTAGTCGTCGCCCCGCCGGCGCTCGGCCTTGCGCTGGCCGGTGAGCCTCTTCGCGGCGAGCCGGCGCTCCTGCGACCCGCGCGTGGCGCGGGTCGGGCGCCGCCGCTTCGGCTCGTGACCCATCGCCGCCAGTCGCTCGCGCAGCCGCTCCAGCGCCGCGCCGCGGTTCTGGGCCTGGCTGCGCCGCTCCGTGGCGGTGACGGTCACGCCCGTGCCGCGGTGCGTGAGGCGCACGCCGCTCTCCGTCTTGTTCCGGTGCTGCCCGCCGGGTCCCCCGGCGGTGAAGAAGGTCTCCTCGCACTCGGCGAGGAGCGCCGGCCCGGGCAGCGCGGAGGCCCGCCGGGCGGCGGCGCGCAGGGCAGGCGGGGCGAGGGGCGCGGACGTCGTCATGGCGCTTCTTCGTACCACGCCGCCGCACCGAAGAAGCGCGCGCCTCCGCGGCGCCCCGGGGCTAAGCTAGCGCCGCCGCGGACGGGTGCCCGGCCCCGCCCGACGCCCGCCCTCGTCCCCGTCCGCCGGCCAGGACCCCCATGACCTCCGACGCCCAGCGCCTGTTCCAGCAGCAGCTCGAAGCGATCCGCGCCGCCGGCACCTTCAAGCAGGAGCACGCCCTCGCGTCGCCGCAGGGCGGCCGCGTGCGCGTCGAGGGCCGCGAGGTGCTGAACTTCTGCGCCAACAACTACCTCGGGCTCTCGTCGCACCCGGCGGTGCTGGAGGGGGCGCGCCGCGCGCTCGAAGCCCGCGGGTTCGGCCTCTCCTCGGTGCGGTTCATCTGCGGGACGCAGGACCTCCACCTCGAGCTGGAGGAGGCGCTGGCGCGCTTCTTCGGCTTCGAGGCGGCCATCCTCTTCGGCTCCTGCTTCGACGCCAACGGCGGGGTGTTCGAGGCGCTCCTCGGCGAGGAGGACGCCATCGTCTCCGACGCGCTCAACCACGCCTCGCTCATCGACGGCATCCGCCTCTGCAAGGCCAGGCGCTACCGCTACGCCTCGGGCGACGTGGCCGAGCTCGAGGCGCGCCTCGGGGAGGCGCGGGCAGGCGGGGCGCGGCTGGTGGTGGTGGCCACGGACGGCGTCTTCTCGATGGACGGCCACCTGGCCCCGCTGGACCGCATCTGCGAGCTGGCGCACCGGCACGGGGCGCTCGTGCTCGTCGACGACTCCCACGCGTCCGGCTTCGTCGGCCGGACCGGCCGCGGGACCCCGGAGCACTTCGGGGTGCAGGGCCAGGTCGACCTCCTCACCTCCACGCTCGGCAAGGCGCTGGGAGGGGCGGCCGGCGGGTTCGTGGCGGCGCGGCGCGAGGTCGTCGAGCTGCTGCGGCAGCGGGCGCGCCCCTACCTCTTCTCGAACGCGCTCGCGCCGGCCATCGCGGGCGGTAGCCTCGCGGCGGTCCGGCTCCTCGAGGGGTCGACGGCGCTCCGCGACAAGCTCATGGAGAACGCGCGCGTCTTCCGGGAGGCGCTGACGCAGGCTGGGTTCGCGGTGAAGCCGGGGTTCCACCCCATCGTGCCCATCATGCTGGGCGAGGCGCGGCTCGCGGCCGAGTTCGCGCGGGATCTGCTCGCCCAGGGCGTCTACGTCGTCGGCTTCAGCTACCCCGTCGTGCCCCAGGGCCAGGCGCGCATCCGCGTCCAGCTCTCGGCGGCGCACGAGCCGGCGGACGTGGCGCGCGCGGTCGATGCGTTCACGAAGGTCGGGAAGGCCCGGGGCGTCCTCCGCTGACGCGGCGCGTCGGCTCGTCTGGGGCGCGGCGCCCGCGCCGGCGATCCCTATTTTCGGTACGAGCGGATCTCCCAGCCGCCGCGGAGGTTGCGCCTTGTCGGCCGTCCTCACCCCCAGCGAACGCGCCCTGCTGCGGTTGCCCCCTCACCTCCGGCGCTACGTGGTGCCACAGGACTACGAGGCCTACACGCCCCGCGACCAGGCGGTGTGGCGCTGCGTCCTGCGGCGCCTCGTCCGCCACCTCGCCACGCGCGCCCACCCCGCCTACCTGCGCGGGCTCGAGGCGACGGGGATCGGGACCGAGCGCATCCCGAGCATGGACGAGATGAATGACAAGCTCGCTCAGCTCGGCTGGGCGGCGGTGAGCGTGCGCGGCTTCATCCCGCCGGCGGTCTTCACCGAGCTGCAGGCGATGCGGGTGCTCGCCATCGCCGGCGACATCCGCACCCACGAGCACCTCGAGTACACCCCGGCCCCGGACATCGTGCACGAGAGCGCCGGCCACGCCCCCATCCTGGCCGACGCCGACTACGCCGCCTTCCTGCAGCGGGCGGGCGAGATCGGCTTCCGGGCCATCGCCTCCGCCGAGGACCAGGAGGTGTACGAGGCGATCCGGGCCCTCTCCATCGTGAAGGAGGACCCCGCCGCCTCGCCGGAGGAGGTGGCGGCCGCCGATCGCCGCCTGGCCGAGGCGACCGCCGCGCGCCGCTACGTCTCCGAGGCGACCCGCGCCTCGCGCCTCTACTGGTGGACCGCGGAGTACGGGCTGGTCGGGAGCCTCTCCGCGCCGCGCATCTACGGCGCCGGGCTGCTCAGCTCCATCGGCGAGAGCACCCACTGCTTCTCGCCCGAGGTCGAGAAGCGGCCCCTCTCCGCCGACGCCGCCGAGGTGGACTACGACATCACGCGCATGCAGCCGCAGCTCTTCGTGGCCGAGGAGCTGGCGCAGCTGTCCGAGGTGGTGGGCGATCTCGCCCGGACCCTCTCCTTCCGGCGCGGCGGCGACCTCGGCCTGCGCGAGGCGCGGCGGGCGCGGACGGTGAACCACCTCGTCCTCGCCGACGGGACGGCGGTGACGGGGGTGGTGGAGGAGCTCGTGGAGGGCCCACGCCCGGCCGGCCCGGAGCTCGCCACCGCGCTGGCGGTGGTGCGCGGGCCGACGCTGCTGTCGCGCGAGGGCAAGGCGCTCGGCGCCCCCGGGCCGCTGCCCGCGGTGCTGGCCTTCGGCGGCGCGCGGGTCCCGGCCCAGGGCTCCTTCTGCCTCTCCTTCGCGACCGGCCTGGCCCTCTCCGGCCGGATCGCGGAGGGCGTGGCGAGCGAGCTGCGCGCGACGCTGGGCGGGCGGGAGCTGCCCGTCCCCTCGCGCGCGCTCCTCCTCGCCAGCCCCGCCGTCCCCTCGGTGGCGGGGGGCCCGGGGGATCCCGGGGTCTGGGACTGGCACTTCGGCGCCCCGGTGAGGGACGAGGACGGCGAGGCGCGCGCACGCGCCCACCGCGCCGGTGCGCTCGCGCCCGAGCTGGCCGGGCTCTACCGCGCCGTCCGCGCCCTGCGCGAGGGCGGCCGTGCCGGAGCGGCGGCGGTGGCGGAGCTGGCGCGCGCCGCACGCCGGTTCCCGGACGAGTGGCTGCTCCAGGCCGAGCTGGCCGAGCTCGCCGGCGGCGAGCCCCAGCCCGCGCGCGGCGCCGCGGCGCCGTGACCCGAGCCGGGGAGCGCTAGGGGCCGCCCGCGCCGGGCGGCGCGGCGCGCAGCGCGAGGAGCGCCTCGAAGCTGCGCTCGCCGCGGCGCGCCAGCGCCTCTCGCAGGCGCCCGAGCTCGTCGCGGCGCGCCGCCGCCGCCGGATCGCCGAGCTCCGTCGCCAGCCGCCCGAGCGCCTCGTCCACCAGCGCGCGCAGCCGCGCGAGCCGCTCCGGCCCCATCGGCTCGGCGGCCAGGAAGGCCACGCCGAGATCGTCCGCCAGGCGCGCGTCCGGGAGGGCGAGCCCGCCGCGCCCGGCGAGGAGCGCCTCCGACAGCGCCCGCGGCAGGTAGAACCAGCGGTAGAGCCAGGCGAACAGCCCCGGGGCGCGCGCGGGGGAGCCCGCCATCCGCGCCAGCAGGGAGCGCTCCGCCTCCGGCAGCTCCTCCCAGCGCGGGACCTCCACCTCGCCGGTGGCCGCGTTCCAGGCGAGGAGCCGCGGGCCGGTCGCCTCCCGGAGCGCCGGCACCGCGCGGAGCGGAGCGCCCGCGCGCGCGGCGCGCTGCGCGAAGGCGTCGCGGAGGCGCGTGAGCGGCGCCAGGCCGCCGGCGGGCTCCAGCACCGGCGCCTCGGCGGGGCAGAGCGCCTCCCCCGGGACGGGGCCGGCCAGCCCGGCGGCGGCGAGGAGGGCGAGGAGCGCGCGGTGCGCCATGGACGCAGGGTACGCTCGGCGGCGCCCGCCCGGCCCGGGGCAAGGTGCCGCGCGGCAGGGCGACGATATCGGCGGCGCTAGCCCAGCCGGCGCCGGAAGCGCAGGGTCGCGAGCCCGAGCGTCGCCACGCCGTACACCGCCAGCGCGGCGAGCTGCGGAGCGAGGTCGGCGAAGCCGGCGCCGCGCAGGAGCACCCCGCGCACCAGCTCGGCGTAGAAGCGGAGCGGGTTGAGCCAGGTGCCGGCCTGCAGCCAGGCCGGCATGGCGCGGATGGGCGTCATGATCCCGGAGAGGAGCACCGCCGGGAGGACGAAGAGGAACCCGCCCAGGAAGCTCTGCTGCTGGTTGGCGGAGACGGTGGAGATGAAGAGGCCCACCCCCAGCGTCGAGCAGAGGTAGAGGACCGTGCCGAACCCCAGCGCCGCGAGCGGCCCGCGCAGCGGCACCGCGAAGATCCAGGTCATGGCGGTCACGACCAGGAGCACGTCGAACAGCCCGATGAACACGAACGGCGTCATCTTCCCGAGGAGCAGGACGAGCGGCTTCACCGGGGTGACGAGCACCTGCTCCAGCGTCCCCATCTCGCGCTCGCGCGACAGGCCCATGGCGGTCACGATGGTGGTCACGATGACGAGCAGCATGGCCAGGATGCCGGGCACCATGTAGACGGCCGTCTTCAGGCGCGGGTTGTAGAGCACGCGCGGCGACACCGACAGCTCGGGGAGCGCCGCCTGACCTCGCGCCGCGAGGCGCTCCTTCGCCAGCGCCTGCGCGCGCCCGGCGAAGAAGCGCCCCGCCGCGCTGAGGGTCGCGCCCGCCCGGATGGGATCCGTGCCGTCGATCACCACCTGCAGCCGCGCGGCCCGGCCCGCCGCGAGATCGCCGCCGAACCCTGGCGGGATGACCACCGCCGCGGCGGCGCGGTCCTGGTCGATGAGCCGATCCGCCTCGACGCCGCTCGCGGCGTCCTCGACGCGGCGCAGCGTGCCGTCCGCCAGCAGGCGGCGCAGCTCCTCCCGGCTCTCCGCGCTGCGGTCGAGGTCGGCCACCGCCGCCGGCACGTGGTCGACGTCGAAGTCGACCGCGAAGCCGAAGAGGATGGTCTGGATGAGCGGCGCGGCGACCAGCATGAACATGATGCGCCGGTCGCGCAGCGTCTGCAGGGCCTCCTTGCGCACCACCGCCCGGTACTGGACGAGGGCGGTGCCGCGGCCGCCGGCGCGCGCGGGCGTCACGCCACCCTCCGCTGGAACCGCGCCGTGGCGAGGGCCAGGATGGCCGCCGCGAAGAGCGCCATCGCCGCGAGGTCCTGCCAGACGAGGCCCACCCCGCTCCCCTTGAGGAGCACGCCGCGCAGCCCGTGCACGAGGTAGCGCGCCGGCACCACCCGCGAGATGGCCTGCAGCAGGCGCGGCATGTTCTCGATGGGGAAGAGCGCCCCGGACAGGAGGAGCGAGGGGAGCAAGGACGAGAGCACCCCGGCCTGCGTCGCCACGAGCTGGTTCTTTGCCAGGACCGAGATGAGCAGCCCCTGCCCCAGCATGCCCACCAGGAAGACGAGGCCGAGCGCGAAGAGCAGGAGGAGGCTCCCGCGGATCGGCACGTCGAAGGCGGTCGCGCCCACCGCCACCACCAGGAGCAGCTGCACCAGGCCGAGCGCCAGGTAGGGCAGCAGCTTCCCCAGGATGATGTCGAAGCGCCCCACCGGCGAGGCGAAGAGCTGCTCCATCGAGCCGCGCTCCCACTCGCCCGCCACGGTGAGCGCGGTGAGGAGGACCGCCCCGATGGCCATGAGGTAGGCGGTGAGTCCCGGGACGAGGAACAGCGCGGAGCGCGCCTCGGGGTTGTAGCGCGTGAAGGTGCGCGCCTCGAGGGGGCGGACGGCGGCGGCCCCTCCGCGCGGGGCGAGGCGCAGGCTCTCGGCGGCGGCGATGGCGTCCGCCTTCTGCAGGATCTGGTTCGCGGTGCTGGCGTCGGCGCCGTCGACGAGGAGCTCGGCCCGGCCCGCGTCGCCGCGCGCCAGATCGCGCCCGTACCTGGGCCGGATGACCAGCGCCGCCTGGGCCGCGCCGCGCCGGAAGAGCCGCTCCACCTCCTCGGGCCCGGCCTCGCGCACGACCTCGAACTCGTTCGCGCGCGCGAAGGCGTCGACGAGGGCGCGCGAGGCCTCGCTGCGGTCCGCGTCGGCGACGGCGAGCGGGATGCGATCGAGGTCGAAGGAGACGCCGTAGCCGAAGAGGAGCACCAGCACCACCGGCATCACCAGCGCCAGGTAGAGCGTGCGCGGGTCGCGCTGGATGTGGAGGACCTCCTTCGCCGCCATGGCCCCCACGCGGACGGCGAAGCGTCGCGGGCGCTCGGTCACGGCGCCGCCCCCGCCGGCTCGGCGCCGGCGCCCTGCCCCACCACCGCCAGGAAGACGTCCTCCAGCGAGGCCTCCCCCTCCTCGAGCTGCACCTCGGCGGCGCCGGCGCTGGAGAGGGCCGCGGCCACCCGCGGCGCGTCCCAGGCCGCGGGCTCGACGCGCACGTGCAGCCCGGCGCCGAACGGCTCCACCCCGAGGATCCCGCCCTGCCCGCGCAGGGCGCCCGCCGCCCGCGCCAGGCCGCGGCCGCGTACCAGCAGCACCCGCCCCGGCACCCAGGTGCGCTTGAGCGCGCCCGGCGTGTCGAGCGCCACCAGCCGCCCGTCGACCATGAGGCCGATCCGCCGGCAGTACTCGGCCTCGTCGAGGTAGTGGGTGGTGACGAAGATGGTGGTGCCCGCGCGGGAGAGCTCGCGGATGAGCCGCCAGAAGGCGCGGCGCGCCACCGGGTCCACCCCGGCGGTGGGCTCGTCGAGGAAGAGCACCTCGGGCCGGTGCAGGATGGCGCAGCCGAGCGCCAGGCGCTGGCGGACGCCGCCCGGGAGGGAGCCCGTCACCGCGCTCTCCAGGGCGCGGAGGTCCGTGAGCCGCAGCACCTCGTCCGCGCGGTCGCGCAGCCCGCCCCCGGAGAGGCCGTACGCGCCGCCGAAGAAGAGCAGGTTCTCCCGCACCGGGAGATCGAGGTAGAGCGAGAACTTCTGCGACATGTAGCCGATGGCGGCCTTCACCGCGTCGGGCGCCCGGCCGACGTCGTGGCCCGCCACGCGCGCCTCGCCGGCGGTCGGGGCGAGGAGCCCCGTCAGCATGCGGATGGTGGTCGACTTCCCCGCGCCGTTCGCGCCCAGGTAGCCGAAGATCTCCCCCCGCGGCACCTCGAAGCTCACCCGGTCCACGGCCGTGAACGCGCCGAAGCGGCGGGTGAGCCCGGCCGCGACGATGCTCGGCTCCGGGCCGCTCACGCGGCGCCCTCCCGCCGGAGCCGCGACAGGAAGAGGTCCTCGAAGGCGGGCGTCACCCGGCGCAGCCCGGCCCCGAGCGGCGCCAGCGCGGCCTGCACCGGCCCCGCCCCTCCCGGCGCGACGTCGATGCGCAGCCGGGAGCCGGCGGGCGAGGCGGCGCGCACCTCCGGCCGCGCCGCCAGCGCCGCCTCCACCGCCTCGCGATCGCCGCCCGCGACCTCGTACGCCTCCTCCTCCAGCCCGTCGAGGAGCGCCCGCGGCGCCCCCTCCAGCAGGAGCCTCCCGGCGTGGACGAGCCCCACCCGGCTGCACCGCTCCGCCTCGTCCATGTAGGGCGTCGAGACGAGGACCGTCATCCCGCCCTCGACGAACTGGTGGAGGAGCGCCCACAGCTCGCGGCGGGAGACCGGGTCGACGCCGTTCGTGGGCTCGTCGAGGAGCAGCACCCGGGGCTCGTGCAGGAGCGCACACGCCAGCGCCAGCTTCTTGTACATGCCGCCCGAGAGCGCGTCGGCCCGGCGGCCGGTGAAGCGATCGAGCCGGGTGATGGCGAGGAGCCGGGCCGCCCGCTCCTCGAACGTCCGCCGCGGCAGGACGTACAGCCGCGAGAAGAAGCGCAGGTTCTCCGCCACGGTGAGGTCGCGGTAGAGGCTGTACTGCTGCGGCATGAGCCCGAGCGCCTCGCGCACCTCGGCGCCGCCCCGGCGCGGGTCCTTCCCGAGCACGCGCGCCTCGCCCGCGTCGAGCGCCAGCAGCCCGGCCAGCGCGCGGAGGGCCGTGGTCTTGCCCGCGCCGTCCGGCCCCACGAGCCCGTACAGCTCGCCCGGCGCCACCGCGAAGGAGAGCCCCCGCAGCGCCTCGGTCGCGCCGAAGCGCTTCGCGAGCCCGCGCGCCTCCAGCGCGGCCGCGGGCGCGGCCGTCACGAGCGGTCCCCCGCCGGGAGGAAGACCTGCACCGGCATGCCGGGCCGGAGCTTCCCCTGCGGGTTCTGCACGTACACCTCCACCGGGTAGACGAGCCGGTCGCGGTCGGTCCTGGTCTGGATGTTGCGCGGCGTGAACTCGGCCTGGAGCGCCACGGTGCGGACCACGCCCTCGAACCGCTCTCCGGGCCAGGCGTCCGCCACCACGGTGGCGCGGCCGCCGAGGCGCGCGGCCGCGAGCTCCGCGTTCGGCAGGTAGAAGGTGGCCTTCACCTCGGTCA
It includes:
- a CDS encoding DUF488 domain-containing protein gives rise to the protein MEPRPPRASPGWGKARVLAVGHSTRSLEELLALLRSCGVVTLADIRTIPRSRRNPQFAREALEPALAAAGIRYAHLARLGGLRHARKDSPNGAWRNASFRGYADYMQTGDFEEGLMELRALAREGPVAVLCAEAVPWRCHRSLLADALFARGVVVEHIVGRGRTRPHRLTPFAQRVGRKVLYPPPPESAAPGAGGAAR
- a CDS encoding AI-2E family transporter, whose product is MRSRLDTVVQRNSRITERSLALLATAAVLAFLWLAREFLMPAVLAIFLAFTVHPVVSWLERRHLPRWAAAAAGTLLATAVVAGIFALLYGSFSAFWAELPQYEDKLREAVQGIVRRVAHLQRQGEAMVKPPPGGVKVQESVPWGVLLLGTAQGALALAGEATIAVFTLYFALAEGPRFRQKLLTALSRDAQARERAVSAIAEVHHDLEQYMVNRVAINTALGLVTWGIYALYGLEHAAIWGLTTGLLHFIPYVGPAAGLVLPTGMALLQYGDVQHVLVVAAIYTGIVALQGNVVDPLFLGKQLRLSSIVIFLGSLFWFWIWGPVGLFLAVPLLSAARIICGHVPRLRVVAEFLGE
- a CDS encoding HAD family hydrolase — its product is MLFDIDGTLVDSVDLHARAWQEALARYGKEVPYDEIRSQIGKGGDQLLPVFLNDEELERFGDDLAEYRTGLYQRQYLPWAKPFPGARELLARLKQGGELVGLASSCKRMELGYYLRMLGGASLIDAATTAEDAEQTKPHPDIFLACLDRLAMDPDQAVAVGDSPYDAQAAARAGVHTVGLLSGGFEQRTLEEAGCVAIYQDCADLLARLPATPLAPEPASEHRR
- a CDS encoding peptide chain release factor family protein, which translates into the protein MTTSAPLAPPALRAAARRASALPGPALLAECEETFFTAGGPGGQHRNKTESGVRLTHRGTGVTVTATERRSQAQNRGAALERLRERLAAMGHEPKRRRPTRATRGSQERRLAAKRLTGQRKAERRRGDD
- the kbl gene encoding glycine C-acetyltransferase yields the protein MTSDAQRLFQQQLEAIRAAGTFKQEHALASPQGGRVRVEGREVLNFCANNYLGLSSHPAVLEGARRALEARGFGLSSVRFICGTQDLHLELEEALARFFGFEAAILFGSCFDANGGVFEALLGEEDAIVSDALNHASLIDGIRLCKARRYRYASGDVAELEARLGEARAGGARLVVVATDGVFSMDGHLAPLDRICELAHRHGALVLVDDSHASGFVGRTGRGTPEHFGVQGQVDLLTSTLGKALGGAAGGFVAARREVVELLRQRARPYLFSNALAPAIAGGSLAAVRLLEGSTALRDKLMENARVFREALTQAGFAVKPGFHPIVPIMLGEARLAAEFARDLLAQGVYVVGFSYPVVPQGQARIRVQLSAAHEPADVARAVDAFTKVGKARGVLR
- a CDS encoding aromatic amino acid hydroxylase, yielding MSAVLTPSERALLRLPPHLRRYVVPQDYEAYTPRDQAVWRCVLRRLVRHLATRAHPAYLRGLEATGIGTERIPSMDEMNDKLAQLGWAAVSVRGFIPPAVFTELQAMRVLAIAGDIRTHEHLEYTPAPDIVHESAGHAPILADADYAAFLQRAGEIGFRAIASAEDQEVYEAIRALSIVKEDPAASPEEVAAADRRLAEATAARRYVSEATRASRLYWWTAEYGLVGSLSAPRIYGAGLLSSIGESTHCFSPEVEKRPLSADAAEVDYDITRMQPQLFVAEELAQLSEVVGDLARTLSFRRGGDLGLREARRARTVNHLVLADGTAVTGVVEELVEGPRPAGPELATALAVVRGPTLLSREGKALGAPGPLPAVLAFGGARVPAQGSFCLSFATGLALSGRIAEGVASELRATLGGRELPVPSRALLLASPAVPSVAGGPGDPGVWDWHFGAPVRDEDGEARARAHRAGALAPELAGLYRAVRALREGGRAGAAAVAELARAARRFPDEWLLQAELAELAGGEPQPARGAAAP
- a CDS encoding ABC transporter permease, which codes for MTPARAGGRGTALVQYRAVVRKEALQTLRDRRIMFMLVAAPLIQTILFGFAVDFDVDHVPAAVADLDRSAESREELRRLLADGTLRRVEDAASGVEADRLIDQDRAAAAVVIPPGFGGDLAAGRAARLQVVIDGTDPIRAGATLSAAGRFFAGRAQALAKERLAARGQAALPELSVSPRVLYNPRLKTAVYMVPGILAMLLVIVTTIVTAMGLSREREMGTLEQVLVTPVKPLVLLLGKMTPFVFIGLFDVLLVVTAMTWIFAVPLRGPLAALGFGTVLYLCSTLGVGLFISTVSANQQQSFLGGFLFVLPAVLLSGIMTPIRAMPAWLQAGTWLNPLRFYAELVRGVLLRGAGFADLAPQLAALAVYGVATLGLATLRFRRRLG
- a CDS encoding ABC transporter permease translates to MTERPRRFAVRVGAMAAKEVLHIQRDPRTLYLALVMPVVLVLLFGYGVSFDLDRIPLAVADADRSEASRALVDAFARANEFEVVREAGPEEVERLFRRGAAQAALVIRPRYGRDLARGDAGRAELLVDGADASTANQILQKADAIAAAESLRLAPRGGAAAVRPLEARTFTRYNPEARSALFLVPGLTAYLMAIGAVLLTALTVAGEWERGSMEQLFASPVGRFDIILGKLLPYLALGLVQLLLVVAVGATAFDVPIRGSLLLLFALGLVFLVGMLGQGLLISVLAKNQLVATQAGVLSSLLPSLLLSGALFPIENMPRLLQAISRVVPARYLVHGLRGVLLKGSGVGLVWQDLAAMALFAAAILALATARFQRRVA
- a CDS encoding ABC transporter ATP-binding protein, which encodes MSGPEPSIVAAGLTRRFGAFTAVDRVSFEVPRGEIFGYLGANGAGKSTTIRMLTGLLAPTAGEARVAGHDVGRAPDAVKAAIGYMSQKFSLYLDLPVRENLLFFGGAYGLSGGGLRDRADEVLRLTDLRALESAVTGSLPGGVRQRLALGCAILHRPEVLFLDEPTAGVDPVARRAFWRLIRELSRAGTTIFVTTHYLDEAEYCRRIGLMVDGRLVALDTPGALKRTWVPGRVLLVRGRGLARAAGALRGQGGILGVEPFGAGLHVRVEPAAWDAPRVAAALSSAGAAEVQLEEGEASLEDVFLAVVGQGAGAEPAGAAP
- a CDS encoding ABC transporter ATP-binding protein, whose amino-acid sequence is MTAAPAAALEARGLAKRFGATEALRGLSFAVAPGELYGLVGPDGAGKTTALRALAGLLALDAGEARVLGKDPRRGGAEVREALGLMPQQYSLYRDLTVAENLRFFSRLYVLPRRTFEERAARLLAITRLDRFTGRRADALSGGMYKKLALACALLHEPRVLLLDEPTNGVDPVSRRELWALLHQFVEGGMTVLVSTPYMDEAERCSRVGLVHAGRLLLEGAPRALLDGLEEEAYEVAGGDREAVEAALAARPEVRAASPAGSRLRIDVAPGGAGPVQAALAPLGAGLRRVTPAFEDLFLSRLRREGAA